The window AGCGCGACATCGGGGAGACAGACGTGAAGGGCTGGCAGTTCTGGGTCGACCGCGGTGGCACCTTCACCGATGTCGTCGCCCAGCGCCCCGACGGACGGCTGCTCACCCGCAAGCTCCTCTCGGACAACCCGTCCCGGTACGCCGACGCCGCAGTGGCGGGCATCCGCGAACTCCTGACCGAAGCCGGTGACGCCTCGACGGGACGGGCATCCGGGCAGGAACCTGGTCACCACAACGGCCTACCGGTGGAATCCGTTCGTATGGGCACCACCGTCGCCACCAACGCTCTCCTGGAGCGCAAGGGCGAACGCACCCTCCTCGTCGTCACCCGCGGCTTCCGCGACGCGCTGCGGATCGCCTATCAGAACCGCCCTCGGATCTTCGCCCGCGAGATCGAACTCCCCGAACTGCTCCACGAACGCGTCATCGAGGTCGACGAACGCATCGCCGCCGACGGCACCGTCCTGCGCGCCCCCGACCTGGACGCCCTCGCCGGGCCCCTCCAGGAGGCGTACGACGCCGGAATCCGCGCGGTCGCGGTCGTCTGCATGCACAGCCACCTCCACCCCGCCCACGAACAGGCCGTCGGCGAGCTGGCCGCCCGCACAGGCTTCCCGCAGATCTCGCTCTCCAGCGAGGTCAGCCCCCTGATGAAGCTCGTCCCGCGCGGTGACACGGCCGTCGTCGACGCCTATCTGTCGCCCGTCCTGCGCCGCTATGTGCAGCACGTCGCCGACGAACTCCACGGCGTACGACTGATGTTCATGCAGTCCAACGGCGGCCTCGCCGAAGCCGGACAGTTCCGCGGCAAGGACGCCATCCTCTCCGGGCCGGCCGGCGGCATCGTCGGCATGGCGCGGATGTCTCAACTGGCCGGCTTCGACCGCGTCATCGGCTTCGACATGGGCGGCACCTCCACGGACGTCTCGCACTTCGCCGGTGAGTACGAACGCGTCTTCACCACCCAGCTCGCCGGGGTTCGGCTGCGCGCGCCCATGCTGGACATCCACACCGTCGCCGCGGGCGGCGGATCCGTCCTCCACTTCGACGGCTCCCGCTACCGCGTAGGGCCGGACTCGGCGGGAGCGGACCCGGGCCCCGCCTGCTACCGAGGCGGCGGCCCGCTCACCGTCACTGATGCCAACGTGGCCCTCGGCCGGATCCAACCCGCCCATTTCCCCAAGGTGTTCGGCCCCGACGGCGACCGGTCGCTCGACGAGGCCCTCGTCCGTGACCGCTTCACCGCCCTCGCCGACGAGATCCGCGAGCGGACCGGCGACGACCGCACGCCCGAGCAGGTCGCCGAGGGTTATCTGCAGATCGCCGTGGCCAACATCGCCAACGCCGTGAAGCGCATCTCGGTCCAGAAGGGCCACGACGTCACCCGCTACGCACTGACCACCTTCGGCGGCGCGGGCGGCCAGCACGCCTGCATGGTCGCCGACTCGCTCGGCATCCGCACGGTCCTCGTGCCGCCGATGGCCGGGGTCCTCTCCGCACTCGGCATCGGGCTCGCGGACACCACGGCCATGCGCGAACAGTCCGTCGAGGCGCCCCTGGAAGCCTCCGCGATGCCCGGCATCCTCAAGACCGCCGACAGCCTGGAGGGCGCGGCCCGGGCCGAACTCCTCGCCGAGGACGTCCCCGAGGACCGCATCCGCGTCACCCGCCGGGCCCAGCTGCGCTATGACGGCACGGACACGGCCCTCACCGTCGAGCTCACCGAGCCCGACGCCATGACCCGCACCTTCGAAGACCGCCATCGCGCCACCTACTCCTTCACCCTCGACCGTCCGGTCGTCGTCGAAGCCCTCTCCGTGGAAGCCACCGGTCTCACCGAACCCCCCGATCTCTCCGCCCTCGTCACCCCGCACTCCGCACCCGGCACCCCGGAGACGGTCAGCCTCCACACCGGCGGCGCCTGGCGCGACGTACCCCTGCGCCGCCGCGAGGAACTGCCCCCCGGCGACACCGTCACCGGCCCCGCGATCATCACCGAGGCCAGTTCGACGACCGTCGTCGACGACGGATGGCAGGCGGCCATGACCGACGACGGGCATCTGGTCATGGAACGCGTGGCGGTCACGGAGAGTTCCGATCTCGGCACGGAAGTCGACCCCGTACTCCTGGAGGTCTTCAACAATCTCTTCATGGCCATCGCCGAACAGATGGGCGCCCGCCTGGAGTCCACCGCCCAGTCGGTCAACATCAAGGAGCGACTGGACTTCTCCTGCGCGCTCTTCGATCCCGACGGCAACCTGGTCGCCAACGCCCCCCATATCCCGGTGCACTTGGGCTCGATGGGCACCAGTGTCAAGGAGGTCATCCGTCGCCGTGGCGACAGCATGCGCCCCGGGGACACGTACGCGGTCAACGACCCGTACCACGGCGGCACCCACCTCCCCGACGTCACGGTGATCACCCCGGTCTTCGACACGGAGGGTGACGGCACAGGGGGCGACGACACAGCCGGCCGCGACGATACGGACGGCGGCGCGGACGGCGGGCGCATCCTCTTCTACGTCGCCTCGCGCGGCCACCACGCGGAGATCGGCGGCATCGCGCCCGGGTCCATGCCGGCCAACAGCAGCACCATCGAGGAGGAAGGCATCCTCTTCGACAACTGGCTGCTCGTGGAGGGCGGCCGTCTCAGGGAGGCCGAGACCCGAAGCCTCCTCACCGAGGCGCCCTTCCCCTCGCGCAACCCGAAGACCAACCTCGCCGACCTGCGCGCCCAGATCGCCGCCAACCAGAAGGGCGTCGACGAAGTCGCCCGCATGATCGAGCACTTCGGGCTCGACGTCGTCCAGGCGTACATGAAGCACGTCCAGGACAACGCCGAGGAGGCGGTCCGCCGCGTCATCGACACCCTTGAGGACGGCGAGTTCGCCTACGAGACCGACTCCGGCGCCGTGATCCGGGTCCACGTCTCCGTGGACCGCGAAAGTCGCTCCGCGAAAGTCGACTTCACGGGCACGTCCCCGCAGCTCGCCACCAACTTCAACGCGCCGTTCGCGGTGGTCAACGCGGCCGTCCTGTACGTCTTCCGCACCCTGGTCGCCGACGACATCCCGCTCAACGACGGCTGCCTGCGGCCCCTCGACATCGTCGTACCGCCCGGCTCGATGCTCGCCCCGCGGCCACCGGCCGCCGTTGTGGCGGGAAATGTGGAGACGTCACAGGCGATCACCGGCGCCCTGTACGGTGCTCTCCGAGTGCAGGCCGAGGGCTCCGGCACCATGAACAACGTCACCTTCGGCAACGAGCGGTACCAGTACTACGAGACCGTGGCCTCCGGGTCCGGTGCGGGCGACGGCTTCCCCGGCGCGCCCGTCGTACAGACCCACATGACCAACTCGCGACTCACGGACCCCGAGGTCCTGGAGTGGCGACTGCCGGTTCAGCTCGACGAGTTCGCCGTACGACGCGACAGCGGCGGGGCCGGACGGTGGCGGGGCGGTGACGGTGCCGTACGCCGCATCCGGTTCCACGAGCCGATGACCGTCTCCACGCTCTCCCAGCACCGCAGGGTCCCGCCCTACGGTATGGCGGGCGGCGAACCCGGGACGCTGGGCGCCAACCGTGTGGAGCGCGCGGACGGCACGGTCACCGAACTCGCCGGGAGCGACGCGGCCGAGGTCGGCCCCGGCGACGTGCTGGTCATCGAAACACCCGGCGGCGGCGGATACGGTCCCCCACCGCCCGGCACCACCGAAGCAAGCGCCACGAACGAACCAAGCGCCACCAACGAACCAAGCTCGACCACCGATGCAAGCTCCACCGAAGCACGCGACACCACTGAAGCAGGAGAAGAGAACGATGATCTTCGGGCGCACTGAGCGCGGCAAGGCCCCCGTCGAACCCGTCACGCTCAAGATCCTCGTGGCGGGCGGTTTCGGCGTGGGCAAGACCACCATGGTCGGCGCCGTCAGCGAGATCAAGCCGCTGCGCACCGAGGAGCTGCTGACCGAGGCGGGCCGTCCCGTCGACGACACCAGCGGTGTGGAGGGCAAGCACACCACCACGGTCGCGATGGACTTCGGCCGCATCACGCTCCGCGAGGACCTGGTGCTGTACCTCTTCGGGACGCCCGGTCAGAACCGTTTCTGGTTCCTGTGGGACGAGCTCGCCACCGGCGCCCTGGGTGCCGTCGTCCTCGCAGACACCCGCCGCCTGGAGGACTGCTTCGCCGCCGTCGACTACTTCGAGCGGCGTTCCATACCCTTCGTGGTGGGCGTCAACTGCTTCGAGGGCGCGGCCCGTTACCCCATCGAGGACGTCCGCCAGGCCCTCGACCTCGACCCCGGAGTCCCGGTCGTCCTGTGCGACGCGCGCGGCCGGGAGTCGGTCAAGGAAGTCCTCATCGAGGTCGTCCAGCACGCGATGGCGTACGCCGCCGAGCGCCGCCAGACCGTCACCACCTGAGACTCCGGACGGCGACACCCGACCGGCCCGGGCCGGACCGATACCGGCACGAGTACGACCCGTACCCCCGCCGACAGGGGTACGGGCCGCAGTCCTCAGGCACTCCTCGCAGGACAGGCCGCACGCGCGTGCGTGGCCAACGATGCCGCACGCGCGCGTGGACCTCGAAAAACGGCCGGGTCAGCCCTCGCCGTCCTCGTGCCAGCCGAAGCTCTTCTCCACCGCCTTGCGCCAGTTGTGGTACTCGCGGTCACGGACGGACGCCTCCATGTTCGGCGTCCACTCGACGTCCTTCTGCCAGTGCGACTTCAGCTCGTCGAGGTCGTTCCACACGCCGGTCGCCAGACCGGCCGCGTACGCCGCTCCCAGGCAGGTCGTCTCGGAGACCTTCGGGCGGATCACCGGCACCCCGAGCACATCCGCCTGGTGCTGCATCAGCAGATTGTTCTTGGTCATGCCGCCGTCCACCTTCAGGGTCGTGATCTGCACCCCGGAGTCCTGGAACATGGCGTCCACGACCTCACGCGTCTGCCAGCTCGTCGCCTCCAGGACGGCCCGCGCGAGGTGTCCCTTCGTGACGTACCTGGTCAGGCCGGTGACGACACCGCGTGCGTCGGAGCGCCAGTAGGGCGCGAACAGGCCCGAGAACGCGGGCACGATGTACGCGCCGCCGTTGTCGTCGACGCTCGCGGCGAGGGTCTCGATCTCGTCGGCGCTGCGGATGATGCCGAGCTGGTCGCGGAACCACTGCACGAGCGCGCCGGTGATCGCGATGGACCCTTCGAGGCAGTAGACCGGCGCCTCCGATCCGATCTTGTACCCCATCGTGGTCAGCAGCCCGTTCTTCGAGGGCACGGGCCGGTTCCCGGTGTTGAGCAGCAGGAAACTGCCCGTCCCGTACGTGTTCTTGGCCGTGCCCACGTCGTAGCAGGCCTGTCCGAACACCGCGGCCTGCTGGTCGCCCAGCGCCGACGCCACCGGGACGCCCGCGAGTTGGCCGACGGCGGTCCCGTACACCTCGGACGAGGACCTGATCTCCGGGAGGACTGCCTCGGGGACGTTCATCGCGGAGAGGATGGACTGGTCCCACTGGAGTGTTTCGAGGTTCATCAGCATCGTGCGGCCGGCGTTGGTCACGTCGGTGACGTGCTTTCCGCCGTCCGTGCCGCCGGTGAGGTTCCAGATCAGCCAGGAGTCGATCGTGCCGAAGGCGATCTCGCCGCGCTCGGCGCGGGCCCGCAGTCCCGGCACGTTGTCGAGCAGCCAGGCCGCCTTGGGCCCGGAGAAGTAGCTGGCCAGCGGCAGTCCGGTCTGCTCACGGAAACGGTCCTGCCCGTCCGAGCCGCCGAGTTCGTTGCAGAGTGCGGAGGTACGGGTGTCCTGCCAGACGATCGCGTTGTGCACGGGCTTGCCCGTGGCCCGGTCCCAAAGGACCGTCGTCTCGCGCTGGTTGGTGATCCCCATCGCGCTGAGCTGGTCGGCGCGGAGCCCGGCCTTCGCGAGGGCGCCCGCGACCACGGCCTGCACCTTCGACCAGATCTCGGT is drawn from Streptomyces liliifuscus and contains these coding sequences:
- a CDS encoding GTP-binding protein, producing the protein MIFGRTERGKAPVEPVTLKILVAGGFGVGKTTMVGAVSEIKPLRTEELLTEAGRPVDDTSGVEGKHTTTVAMDFGRITLREDLVLYLFGTPGQNRFWFLWDELATGALGAVVLADTRRLEDCFAAVDYFERRSIPFVVGVNCFEGAARYPIEDVRQALDLDPGVPVVLCDARGRESVKEVLIEVVQHAMAYAAERRQTVTT
- the glpK gene encoding glycerol kinase GlpK — encoded protein: MTDKFVAAIDQGTTSSRCIVFNQDGAIVAVDQREHRQIFPKPGWVEHDATEIWSKVQAVVAGALAKAGLRADQLSAMGITNQRETTVLWDRATGKPVHNAIVWQDTRTSALCNELGGSDGQDRFREQTGLPLASYFSGPKAAWLLDNVPGLRARAERGEIAFGTIDSWLIWNLTGGTDGGKHVTDVTNAGRTMLMNLETLQWDQSILSAMNVPEAVLPEIRSSSEVYGTAVGQLAGVPVASALGDQQAAVFGQACYDVGTAKNTYGTGSFLLLNTGNRPVPSKNGLLTTMGYKIGSEAPVYCLEGSIAITGALVQWFRDQLGIIRSADEIETLAASVDDNGGAYIVPAFSGLFAPYWRSDARGVVTGLTRYVTKGHLARAVLEATSWQTREVVDAMFQDSGVQITTLKVDGGMTKNNLLMQHQADVLGVPVIRPKVSETTCLGAAYAAGLATGVWNDLDELKSHWQKDVEWTPNMEASVRDREYHNWRKAVEKSFGWHEDGEG
- a CDS encoding hydantoinase B/oxoprolinase family protein, with protein sequence MKGWQFWVDRGGTFTDVVAQRPDGRLLTRKLLSDNPSRYADAAVAGIRELLTEAGDASTGRASGQEPGHHNGLPVESVRMGTTVATNALLERKGERTLLVVTRGFRDALRIAYQNRPRIFAREIELPELLHERVIEVDERIAADGTVLRAPDLDALAGPLQEAYDAGIRAVAVVCMHSHLHPAHEQAVGELAARTGFPQISLSSEVSPLMKLVPRGDTAVVDAYLSPVLRRYVQHVADELHGVRLMFMQSNGGLAEAGQFRGKDAILSGPAGGIVGMARMSQLAGFDRVIGFDMGGTSTDVSHFAGEYERVFTTQLAGVRLRAPMLDIHTVAAGGGSVLHFDGSRYRVGPDSAGADPGPACYRGGGPLTVTDANVALGRIQPAHFPKVFGPDGDRSLDEALVRDRFTALADEIRERTGDDRTPEQVAEGYLQIAVANIANAVKRISVQKGHDVTRYALTTFGGAGGQHACMVADSLGIRTVLVPPMAGVLSALGIGLADTTAMREQSVEAPLEASAMPGILKTADSLEGAARAELLAEDVPEDRIRVTRRAQLRYDGTDTALTVELTEPDAMTRTFEDRHRATYSFTLDRPVVVEALSVEATGLTEPPDLSALVTPHSAPGTPETVSLHTGGAWRDVPLRRREELPPGDTVTGPAIITEASSTTVVDDGWQAAMTDDGHLVMERVAVTESSDLGTEVDPVLLEVFNNLFMAIAEQMGARLESTAQSVNIKERLDFSCALFDPDGNLVANAPHIPVHLGSMGTSVKEVIRRRGDSMRPGDTYAVNDPYHGGTHLPDVTVITPVFDTEGDGTGGDDTAGRDDTDGGADGGRILFYVASRGHHAEIGGIAPGSMPANSSTIEEEGILFDNWLLVEGGRLREAETRSLLTEAPFPSRNPKTNLADLRAQIAANQKGVDEVARMIEHFGLDVVQAYMKHVQDNAEEAVRRVIDTLEDGEFAYETDSGAVIRVHVSVDRESRSAKVDFTGTSPQLATNFNAPFAVVNAAVLYVFRTLVADDIPLNDGCLRPLDIVVPPGSMLAPRPPAAVVAGNVETSQAITGALYGALRVQAEGSGTMNNVTFGNERYQYYETVASGSGAGDGFPGAPVVQTHMTNSRLTDPEVLEWRLPVQLDEFAVRRDSGGAGRWRGGDGAVRRIRFHEPMTVSTLSQHRRVPPYGMAGGEPGTLGANRVERADGTVTELAGSDAAEVGPGDVLVIETPGGGGYGPPPPGTTEASATNEPSATNEPSSTTDASSTEARDTTEAGEENDDLRAH